The Brassica napus cultivar Da-Ae chromosome C7, Da-Ae, whole genome shotgun sequence genome has a segment encoding these proteins:
- the LOC106349383 gene encoding uncharacterized protein LOC106349383: MRADNDHVVGNSVESCKDESKPHQCPEEKWEDAELKIQENGKNGSNVPELFYDTRTGDEWDKENDGKDSNEAGKNNIDAKSGSPETVDPVFFMDKNVTACDLPEIVVCYNENTYYHVVKDICVDEGVPVQEKFLFGEKGSVKCSSDSNQCESQDLMKADKGIETTKSLEEDGNGKVDDDSELCNDPKTNQDVEEASREDFADAEGSSSSCNQDHLIVTREAKDSHGIEVATLETNVPKESKTLGDILSWEADEPKPLNNISSDKCEEQSPPQLQEKEKHEPKEAEEEKLSSVPTTISQEPNKTFNDNQQPNLLVGDTLEDNKLISSRFGETSFSAAEAVSISGHITYTGPIAFSGSLSVRSDASTTSGRSFAFPVLQSEWNSSPVRMAKPEKRRHKGWRQILLCCRSS, from the exons ATGAGAGCAG aTAATGATCATGTGGTTGGAAACTCGGTAGAGAGCTGCAAAGATGAGTCTAAGCCTCATCAATGTCCTGAAGAGAAGTGGGAAGATGCAGAGCTAAAGATCCAAGAAAATGGGAAGAACGGTAGCAATGTGCCCGAGTTGTTCTATGATACAAGAACCGGCGACGAATGGGATAAAGAGAATGATGGAAAAGATTCTAATGAGGCTGGAAAGAATAATATAGATGCTAAAAGTGGTTCTCCTGAGACAGTTGATCCGGTGTTTTTTATGGACAAGAACGTTACGGCCTGTGACTTGCCTGAGATTGTGGTTTGTTACAACGAGAACACTTACTACCATGTCGTGAAGGACATATGTGTTGATGAAGGCGTGCCGGTCCAGGAGAAGTTCTTATTCGGTGAGAAAGGCTCAGTGAAATGCAGCTCAGACTCAAACCAGTGTGAGTCACAGGATTTGATGAAAGCAGATAAAGGGATAGAAACAACTAAGTCCTTAGAAGAAGACGGAAACGGTAAGGTTGATGATGATTCTGAGCTTTGTAATGATCCTAAGACAAACCAAGATGTTGAAGAAGCTTCAAGAGAAGACTTTGCTGATGCTGAAGGTTCTTCTAGCAGTTGCAATCAAGATCATTTGATTGTGACAAGAGAGGCCAAGGACTCTCATGGAATTGAAGTGGCTACATTGGAGACTAATGTTCCAAAGGAATCTAAAACTTTGGGAGACATTCTGTCATGGGAAGCAGATGAACCAAAACCTCTTAACAACATCAGTAGTGATAAATGTGAAGAACAATCTCCACCTCAGCTTCAG GAGAAGGAAAAACATGAGCCAAAAGAAGCAGAGGAGGAGAAGCTTTCCTCTGTTCCCACAACAATCTCTCAAGAGCCAAACAAAACTTTCAACGACAATCAGCAACCAAACTTGTTAGTGGGAGATACTTTGGAAGACAACAAACTTATCTCTAGCAGATTTGGAGAGACGAGTTTCTCAGCAGCAGAAGCAGTTTCAATCTCAGGTCATATAACGTACACAGGACCTATTGCATTCTCTGGAAGCCTCTCTGTTCGTTCTGATGCAAGCACAACAAGTGGAAGATCCTTTGCTTTCCCAGT ATTACAGTCAGAATGGAACAGTAGTCCTGTAAGAATGGCCAAACCAGAGAAGAGGAGACACAAAggatggagacagattcttcttTGCTGTAGATCCTCTTGA